The SAR324 cluster bacterium region GCAATACCTCGACAATGAGGCTGAGAGCGTCCTTCACATATCATCACGTAATCAGCTAAGCTTGATTTTTCACGTAAATCATAGAGAGCTATTCGACTAGCTTTCCCATCTTTTGCTCCCACCACAACTAAATCTGCCTGAACTTTTGACTGCAAGTTCTCCTTTAAGTTATGAAACAGTGTCTAATATACGACCCTGCCAAGTTTCGCGTGTTGCTAATAAGTTTTCAATATATTGAGCAGGCCGCATTTTTTCTTTTGTCCATTGAGGAGCAATTAATTCATCCCAGCGAGGTGCAACAGCTGTAAGTCGATGAATTGATATCCTTTGATCAAGGTTTTCCAAGAACAGAACAACTCGCTCTGCATAGTCTCGTAAATCAATTGGATAAAATTTTCCTGAACTATACTCTTCAGCCAAGGGGGTATTCTTGAGAACATGCAAATTATGCAACTTTACCCCATCGACAGATAGTTCGTTCAGTAAATTTGCAGCTTCAATCAGTTGTTGATTTGATTCACCCGGAATTCCAAAGATAAGGTGCGCACAGATATTTAAATTTGGAATTTTTCTTAGTTGCTTGATTGCCCGGATAGCCGCTTCCCTATCATGTCCTCTTTGCAAAAAAATCAACTGCTGGTCATCAAATGTTTGAATACCTAATTCAATTGACAAGTAAGTTTGCGCAGCAAGTTCTTCAAAAAAGTTTAAGGCTCCTTTTGGCAAGCAATCAGGACGGGTACCAATAACGATACCTACGATGTCTTCTTGTTGACGAGCCTCTTCACAATGTTTCTTTAGCTCTGAAAGTCTTCCGAATGTATTTGTATAGCTTTGAAAGTAGAGCAGGAATTTATTTGCCTTATATCGCTTCCTAATTCGCTCTCTGTGGTATTTCAGCTGATCCAACATCGGCCAATCAGCTTGCACAAAGGCAGGTGCAGAACCCCACTCATCACAAAATATACAGGTTTTCATTCCAGCTAAGCCTTCTCTATTTGGGCAAGTCTTAGCAACAGAAACACTTACTTTTTGTACTCGAAATCCAAATTTTTCACGGTAGTATTGACTAATCGGCAGGTATCTTTTTTGGTGATCAAATTTTGGAAGAAAGTTCATTTTACAAACTATATTCTGGAAGAAATTCAACACAAGCGCCTATTTCTTCAATCACCTGGGACTCTTCAATTTGTTTATCTTGATAACGAGTTCCTTTCACAACAATTTGTGGTTTCAGACACCGAAAAACTTCACAACAGTTATCGTCTTCGAAAATCAGGACTCTATCCACACTTTGTAGGGATGCCAGCAATCTGGCGCGTTCCATTTCATCAAGTAAAGGTGGTCCTCCTTTTTTTCGCTGAATTGAAGCATCGCTATTGATAGCAACTACAGTAAAACCTTTGAACTTTCGAAGTTGCCCTAGGAATTTCAGATGAGTTGAGGAAAGCTTATCAAAGTAGCCATTTGTGATCACCAAAGGAGATTCATCTTTTAGTGCTAATTCTTTTTGAAGCCTTTTTAATGAGACAATTTTTGTAGATGTATGGCCATACACAAATCTCTTACGAATTTCTTCTCTTTCAAAAGAAACGACCCCAACATGCTGAATTGCCATTGCTGCCCCAAGTTGAGCCCAATGGGCAGCTATAGAAGGAGTAACTTTACTGGAAATGAGCATTGCTAAGATACTAATCACCATGTCACCGGCACCCACGACATCAAAAACCTCAAGGGCTTCTGTGCCAAAAAAGATGAATTCTTCACAGGACTGAAAAAGTAAAAGTCCATCTTTATCCAAGCTAAGTGTGATGATAGCACCGTTAAGCTTTTGTTGAAGAATTCCAGCAGCT contains the following coding sequences:
- a CDS encoding TIGR01212 family radical SAM protein (This family includes YhcC from E. coli K-12, an uncharacterized radical SAM protein.) gives rise to the protein MNFLPKFDHQKRYLPISQYYREKFGFRVQKVSVSVAKTCPNREGLAGMKTCIFCDEWGSAPAFVQADWPMLDQLKYHRERIRKRYKANKFLLYFQSYTNTFGRLSELKKHCEEARQQEDIVGIVIGTRPDCLPKGALNFFEELAAQTYLSIELGIQTFDDQQLIFLQRGHDREAAIRAIKQLRKIPNLNICAHLIFGIPGESNQQLIEAANLLNELSVDGVKLHNLHVLKNTPLAEEYSSGKFYPIDLRDYAERVVLFLENLDQRISIHRLTAVAPRWDELIAPQWTKEKMRPAQYIENLLATRETWQGRILDTVS
- a CDS encoding PfkB family carbohydrate kinase codes for the protein MLNPDQQSCLSAWDEVTSPKILVLGDLMLDRYSWGTVDRISPEAPIPVLRLAREEERLGGAGNVVMNLKTLGCNVTVSGLIGKDSIGNQILEILSKEGFDNSGVQQERDYPTVLKHRMIAGHNHLLRLDHDPPASYQYLNYSNLLRWLDSILPSQQALVISDYNKGTLHPSLIKSTIHTANLIDIPVLVDPRNLGDYEIYEGCSWIKPNRKEASAATGISIKDQESALKAAGILQQKLNGAIITLSLDKDGLLLFQSCEEFIFFGTEALEVFDVVGAGDMVISILAMLISSKVTPSIAAHWAQLGAAMAIQHVGVVSFEREEIRKRFVYGHTSTKIVSLKRLQKELALKDESPLVITNGYFDKLSSTHLKFLGQLRKFKGFTVVAINSDASIQRKKGGPPLLDEMERARLLASLQSVDRVLIFEDDNCCEVFRCLKPQIVVKGTRYQDKQIEESQVIEEIGACVEFLPEYSL